The Virgibacillus sp. SK37 region CGTGTTTATCTGGGTTGGTGGATTAATAGGCTCGTGGTGGGTTGTTCTTTTAATAATATTAACTGGGATTATTGGCATTACGCTTGCAAAACAGCAAGGAATTGAAACCTGGAATCGTGCACAAGTCTCTATGAGTAATGGACAGATGCCTACTACTTATATCATGGATGGAATTTGTATTTTTACTGGGGCCGTGTTCTTATTCACACCAGGTTTTATTACAGATGCCGTCGGATTTTTACTTGTTCTTCCATATACACGTGGTATGTTCAAAGATAGTATTCAAAAATTACTTAAACGAATGGTTGAAAATAAGACGATTATCTATAAGAAGTGGTAATACTAGCCACTTCTTATAAATTTCCACAACTTTTTCAATACGCCTGCCTGATAGATGACATTTAGGACAATTAGGAAAACAGGTGTAAGAATAAACCCCATTATTCCCCATAATTGAACACCTGCAAATAAGGTTATTAGAGCTACTAGCGGATGTATGCCGATACTCGACGATAAGACTTTTGGTTCGATTATTTGCCTTACAATAATCACCACCATATATAGTATAGCTAAACGAATAGTGAGCGTATATTCGGCTGTAATATATAAAAATAAAATCCATGGAATGAAAATAAGCCCTGTTCCAATATAGGGAAGTAAATCTACAACTACTGCGAATAAAGAAATAGTAAAAGCATGTTTTATATTTAAAATGGTTAAACCAATAAAGATAAGTACTGCGGAAATGATTACAAGTATTATTTGGGCTTTGATAAAACCAAGAGTAGTTCTTTTGAATTGGGTAGTAAGTTCTCGGAAGACCGAATGTAACTGCATCGGCATTGCTCTACTCACCATCTGTTTAAGGTTGTCCAAATCATTAGTAATAATAAATGTTGCCAATAAGATAAAGATAATAATGGTTATGGAGCCAGGAAGCATTGACAAATAGGACGGAATTTTAAGTAATAGATCTTGTAACATGGCAGAACCGGATTCAGCAATATTGCTTGTTGCTTGCTTCAGGTAGTCTTCAATAGCAGATTGATACCCATTTTCCAAACTATTAAATATAGATAAAAGTTTTTCATAGAAGGGGATGATTTTTAATTGAATAAATTCATTTAATTGCTGCATTGCTTGGCGAAAATATGCAGGAACGTTTTCTGCCAGATATACTGTGCCTTGAATGACTTCTGTAACAAGAAGAAAGATTCCCCCAATCACAATTAAAAATATTAATATAATAGCACTAAACGTCGCCACAATTCTTGGTAATTTAAGGTTTTTTTCTATAAAACTCACGAAAGGGTGAAGAATAAGAGAAACTATGGTGGCTATTATTATTGGCAGTAGAATAGAGCCTGCATAGCGTATAATGGTATATAGAATGAGTAATAAGAAAACGACAATAAGAGATCTTGCAATCTGTGGAAAGAAATGCTTGTACATATAAATAACCCCATTTTACAGAATGTATTTCTTCTACATATATATGTTCCATAAAGAAGGGTTAGGACATTAATTATTAATATTTGCCTATAACTTACTGAAAATAATACCTATTCTTTAAGCAAATAAGATAGGTTTAATAAATTAATTGATGAATTTAATCGGTTTCAATTCACATTGCTCTCATTATACTTTATAATGTTCATGGGGGATGACAATGTACTATTTTAATATATTGTCTCGAATAGATAGTATCCTATGAACAATTTATGAAAAGGAGAGGGTTTGTTATGACAACAACAAAAGGGCTTGAAGGGGTTGTAGCAACTCAGTCATCAATTAGCTCAATTATTGATGATCAACTGACTTATGTTGGTTATAAGATCGATGATCTAGCCAAAAATTCCAGTTTTGAGGAAGTAGTTTATTTATTATGGAATCAAAAGCTACCAAATAAGTCGGAATTAGATGAATTAAAAGCAGATTTGGCAGCTGAAATGAGCTTACCTGAAGCTGTTATTAATCATCTTCGGTCATATGATCTTTCCACGGTTCACCCGATGGCAGCATTACGTACTGCTGTATCACTTCTCGGATTATACGACGAAGAAGCAGACGTAATGGAAGAGGATGCTAATAAACGAAAAGCTGTACGAATCCAAGCGAAAATTGCAACGATTGTAACAGCGTTTGCTCGCATTAGACAGGGTAAAGATCCTGTTCAACCGAAGAAGGGTTTTTCCTATGCAGAAAACTTCTTGTATATGTTAAATGGCAAAGAGCCGGAAGATATTGAAGTTGAAGCAATTAACAAAGCTTTAGTGCTTCATGCTGATCATGAATTAAATGCTTCTACGTTCACTGCAAGAGTATGTGTTGCTACTTTATCTGATATTTATTCGGGAGTAACAGCAGCAATTGGTGCATTAAAGGGGCCTCTTCATGGTGGGGCTAATGAGCGAGTAATGAAAATGCTTACTGAAATAGGGGAAGAAGACAATGCTATCCCTTATATTAAAGAAAAATTAAACAACAAAGAAAAAATTATGGGTATGGGCCACCGTGTGTATAGAAGTGGCGATCCACGTGCGAAGTTTCTAAAGGAAATGTCTCGACAATTAACTGAACTAACAGGACAGTCAAAGTGGTACAATATGTCCGTTAAAATTGAAGATTATATTAAAGAAAACAAAGGACTGCCAGCAAATGTAGATTTCTATTCTGCATCTGTTTACCATAGCTTAGGTATAGATCATGATCTATTTACACCTATTTTCGCAGTTAGTCGTGTTTCTGGCTGGATTGCACATATCTTGGAACAATACGATAACAATCGGTTAATCCGCCCACGCGCAGAGTATGTAGGTCCAGAATCACCGGAATATGTTTCTATTGAACAACGCTAAATAATAGTGAAGATAAGCCGGTGATCCCGGCTTTTAGGATGCTTTCTTGTACAAAGTAAATAAACGAATTGCAGATGATTGCTGCATAAAGACTTTGTATTCTCTATTTGTTATAATGACAAATGTAAAATAATTAGCCAGATAAATTTACAGGAGGTTTTATTATGAGTCAGGGAGAAAAAATCATTGTAGAAAACGGTAAGATGAATGTACCTAATAATCCTATTATTCCATTTATCGAAGGGGACGGTACAGGCCCGGATATTTGGGCAGCAGCTAAGAAAGTAATTGAAGCCTCTGTTGAGAAAGCTTACAATGGCGAGAAACAAATTGATTGGATGGAAGTGTACGCAGGGCAAAAAGCGTATGATAAGACTGGCGAATGGCTTCCTCAAGATACGCTTGATAAAATAAATGAATATAAAATTGCTATTAAAGGTCCTCTTACAACACCAATTGGTGGCGGTATTCGTTCCTTAAACGTTGCTTTACGTCAAGAACTCGACTTATTTACATGTCTTCGTCCAGTACGTTACTTTGAAGGTGTTCCTTCTCCAGTAAAGCGTCCTGAAGAAGTAGATATGGTCATCTTCCGTGAAAATACAGAAGATATTTATGCAGGTATTGAGTGGCAAAAAGGTTCTGATGAAGTTAAAAAAGTAATTGATTTCCTTAAAAATGAAATGAATGTAAATAATATTCGTTTTCCTGAAACTTCCGGGATTGGTGTAAAGCCTGTTTCTGAAGAAGGTACAAAACGTTTAGTACGTTCAGCAATTGAATATGCGCTAAATGAAGGACGTAAAAGTGTTACTTTAGTACATAAAGGTAACATCATGAAATTTACAGAAGGTGCTTTTAAAGCATGGGGATATGAAGTAGCTGAACAAGAATTCGGTGACAAAGTATTCACTTGGGCTGAATATGACCGTATTGTAGAAAAAGATGGCAAGGATGCTGCAAATAAAGCACAAGATGAAGCTGTAGCTGCAGGTAAAATTATTGTTAAGGATGCAATTGCGGATATTTTCTTACAACAAATCCTAACACGTCCAAAAGAGTTTGACGTAGTAGCTACAATGAACTTAAATGGTGACTATATTTCTGATGCGCTTGCTGCACAGGTTGGCGGAATTGGAATCGCACCAGGAGCGAACATTAACTATGCTACTGGACATGCTATTTTTGAAGCTACACATGGAACTGCACCTAAATATGCAGGTATGGATAAAGTAAATCCATCTTCTGTTATTCTTTCAGCTGTATTGATGCTTGAGCATTTAGAGTGGAGAGAGGCAGCAGATCTCATCACAAAAGCAATGGATAAGACGATCGCATCTAAAGTTGTAACATATGATTTTGCTCGTTTAATGGATGGAGCTAAAGAAGTGAAATGCTCTGAGTTTGGTGATGAGTTAATTAAGAATATGGACTAAAT contains the following coding sequences:
- a CDS encoding FxsA family protein; protein product: MRWLMLTLLVLSALEIGVFIWVGGLIGSWWVVLLIILTGIIGITLAKQQGIETWNRAQVSMSNGQMPTTYIMDGICIFTGAVFLFTPGFITDAVGFLLVLPYTRGMFKDSIQKLLKRMVENKTIIYKKW
- the ytvI gene encoding sporulation integral membrane protein YtvI, translating into MYKHFFPQIARSLIVVFLLLILYTIIRYAGSILLPIIIATIVSLILHPFVSFIEKNLKLPRIVATFSAIILIFLIVIGGIFLLVTEVIQGTVYLAENVPAYFRQAMQQLNEFIQLKIIPFYEKLLSIFNSLENGYQSAIEDYLKQATSNIAESGSAMLQDLLLKIPSYLSMLPGSITIIIFILLATFIITNDLDNLKQMVSRAMPMQLHSVFRELTTQFKRTTLGFIKAQIILVIISAVLIFIGLTILNIKHAFTISLFAVVVDLLPYIGTGLIFIPWILFLYITAEYTLTIRLAILYMVVIIVRQIIEPKVLSSSIGIHPLVALITLFAGVQLWGIMGFILTPVFLIVLNVIYQAGVLKKLWKFIRSG
- the citZ gene encoding citrate synthase; amino-acid sequence: MTTTKGLEGVVATQSSISSIIDDQLTYVGYKIDDLAKNSSFEEVVYLLWNQKLPNKSELDELKADLAAEMSLPEAVINHLRSYDLSTVHPMAALRTAVSLLGLYDEEADVMEEDANKRKAVRIQAKIATIVTAFARIRQGKDPVQPKKGFSYAENFLYMLNGKEPEDIEVEAINKALVLHADHELNASTFTARVCVATLSDIYSGVTAAIGALKGPLHGGANERVMKMLTEIGEEDNAIPYIKEKLNNKEKIMGMGHRVYRSGDPRAKFLKEMSRQLTELTGQSKWYNMSVKIEDYIKENKGLPANVDFYSASVYHSLGIDHDLFTPIFAVSRVSGWIAHILEQYDNNRLIRPRAEYVGPESPEYVSIEQR
- the icd gene encoding NADP-dependent isocitrate dehydrogenase; this encodes MSQGEKIIVENGKMNVPNNPIIPFIEGDGTGPDIWAAAKKVIEASVEKAYNGEKQIDWMEVYAGQKAYDKTGEWLPQDTLDKINEYKIAIKGPLTTPIGGGIRSLNVALRQELDLFTCLRPVRYFEGVPSPVKRPEEVDMVIFRENTEDIYAGIEWQKGSDEVKKVIDFLKNEMNVNNIRFPETSGIGVKPVSEEGTKRLVRSAIEYALNEGRKSVTLVHKGNIMKFTEGAFKAWGYEVAEQEFGDKVFTWAEYDRIVEKDGKDAANKAQDEAVAAGKIIVKDAIADIFLQQILTRPKEFDVVATMNLNGDYISDALAAQVGGIGIAPGANINYATGHAIFEATHGTAPKYAGMDKVNPSSVILSAVLMLEHLEWREAADLITKAMDKTIASKVVTYDFARLMDGAKEVKCSEFGDELIKNMD